The genomic interval AAATTGACAAAGAATGACTTCAATTTTTAGCATATTGTTTCTCTTGATCACTAGTTACTTGATAAGTATCCAAGGACAAGTAATGTCCttagaagaatcaaatataATGCTACCCTTAGAGAAACCACATAGTTTCACCCAACTACACTTCTATTTCCATGACATCTTAGATAGTGAAAACCCAAGTACACTAAAAATTATCAACCCACCTAGCAATTCTCATGCTCCTTTTGGAGCCACTTACATTATAGATAACCCTTTGACTGAAAAACaagatttaaattcaaatattattggAAGAGCTCAAGGAACCTATGCATTAGCTTCTCAACAAGGTGATTTTGCTTTGAAAATGgatgttaattttgtttttatagaagGTAGCTACAAAGGGAGCACACTTACCATGCTTGGAAGAAATGTTATTGTGGATGAAGTTAGAGAAATGCCTATTGTTGGAGGAACTGGTGCCTTTAGGTTTGCAAAGGGGTATGCTTTGGCAAAGACTGTTTGGTATGATTCTTCATCAGGAAATGCTATTGAGGAATTTAATGTTAGCATTTATCATTTCtaatttagaatttttcttGCTAATTTGTCTTACcatataacttatatataagATCATATAGCATTTTTATCATAGATAGGTCGATAAATAAAGGTAGTAGGGTAACATGTTTAGATAAATAACTTATgcaaacccttatagcataaGAGTCTATGGTATGAGAGTTATATTGTAAGCTCTTATATATTCAATAAGTTATTTATGTTTTGATATACATGATAAGAAATACTTACAAAGTGCTAATATAATTTATGCAAaccctttatttatgttttgaagTGTCTGGATGTGTTATTATATAAGGAATTATAAAGTGCTAATATAatttggatttaatttatataattttttacattgtcTATCTATTACAATCGcctttattttaactattttaaaaattacaaatatgaatGGTTGTGATAAACTgacaatataaaacattttatattgtcaatacataaaaattaaattcatattattttataaagtttaaaaaataaagaatcaaatcatcattaaaaatacactaatatatatatatatatatatatatatatatatatatatcattagtGCATTTTAACCGTGTTACATCGTCAATATTAGATCAGTTGTTATACATCTAATGTAATAAGCAAGAAGAtgacaaatttattattatggtAAACTTTGTCAGATCTGTTCTAATTAAACTGTTCtaacaaacacattaaaaaaataaaactacacaaaaaaataaaaaattgtggtaaatttgttattatagtaaattttattaGATATGTTCTAATTGAACAGATCTaacatacatataaaaaaaaaaaaaaaaaaaaaaaaaaaaactgcacaGAAAAAAAGGCTATGGTAAATTTCTTATTATAGTAATGTTAgatctgttctaattgaactgttttaacatatacattaaaaaaaacactacacaagaaaaaaaaaaagacagtgacaaatttgttattattagaaATTTTGTTTGATCTGTTTTGTTAGACCGATCTAACAAGCCttttacacacaaaaaaaaaaaaattccctaAATTAACCAAAGAATAAGAAATCATGCGCGAACCCTCTCATTTTTTATCTTCATCCTTCGTTCTTCATGCAAACCCACAAATTAGTCACCCGTGAAtccaaacccatttttcatccTTCAATATTCGTTCTTCATCAAACCCAGCCACAAATTAAACATGCACATCTTACCCAAGAAAACGTTTTCATCCTTCCACATTTAACCTTCATCCTTAAGTGAAAACATGCGTGAATCGAACGCAGCTTTCAGCCTTCATCGTCGGCGACGAGTTGGTCCGCACCGACAACGAGCTTTCTATGTCTTCCTCTTCCATCTATCAAGGAGCATTTCCGTTGAGAAGTGTCAATTTCTTTCACTATCGAGAAGTGTTTTTTGCTTTCTCTagtaattttctaataattcttgtttgttactcaacaatctaaaattatttcattgttaattattcttattattaatctttaattgatgGAGAAATTTGAAGGAGAAACTTCTACATAAGTGATGGTGAAATTTGAGAAGTGATGATGCCTAAAAAACTATGAAAGTGAAGGAGAAGTTTGAGTAGTAGTAGTTACCCCAATTTTTATTCATCCTTTAAAACTGCATACTATGTGTTTGTGATATTGTCTATGTTAATAATAAGTCtaatactataattttttaaacacatttGTCAATTTGAGTTTGTGATTTGTGTTGATTGTTGCTTAATGTGTTCATAATCTTGTGTTTGAAACTGTAAAATATATCTACTATTATAATGTATTCGTGCAGATTGTTTAAATGGGTGGAGGAAATATTTTGTGCAAAAcagtttaatatatatgtatggcGATCTAGCTGTACGTGCAACTATTtggaattttaattatttattatagagTCTAAATTCATTGAATGATCTCAAAATCAGATAACTGTTAATTTCAGTGATAACGTGACATGATGAAACCTTATTTTTATTAGTAGGTAGTGAGTGTTTAAATTTGTATAGTAGAAAGTTTTGCCACAGTTCATATAATAGGTTAGGGACATAGGACAATGGCATAAGAGTGTACACTAAAAGTGTGTTGGTGTGTGAATGCTAGAACAACTATTGATGTAAGGATGTGATTAACTAACATTTTCGTGTTGGTTGGCTGTCTTATGTGATTGGGTGTGCAGAGATTTAACTCTTGGTGGAGATCTGgtgttattttttgttgtagaaaatatttggttaaaatatttttattaaaaagggaGAGAGTGATCTTAATTTGATCTTGTACCATTGTTGCTTGTAGGTTCCAGAGAGACCTCCTGGAGTAATTCCTTCTTCAATGTTGGGTTTAGAGTCTTTAACAAGAAGTCTTTATCACTTTGGTTTTGAGTATATCCTAAATGGTGATATAAtttatctttcatttttttgtaGTATTCCCTGcatgatatattaaaattatacttcATTAACATGAAATCATTATTGTTAAATATCAAGTTATTAGGCTTCATTCACTGAATGAAAATGGGatattataattatgtttcattAACAGGCTATTTTTTCTCATTGTCCTCTTTCTGAAATTTATATACCCATATATCCCCTTTCGAAATAAATCTACTaaaatgttctttttttttcaaattttttttccctTACAAGTCGctatttggaatggcgacttccttaaggaaggcAAACTCtcaaatggcgacttccaactttttttttgaaagaaaaaaaaagttcaatttttttttaaatttttagtaaaattatatatataattaactattataattcataaaaatacataaaaaataaataaatagaaatttaaattatgaaaaaaatttagtaaatccaaatgggcatttataaaataattttttccttaaaaaaatattttagtttttattgaaataacaaaagtatatatatatatatatatatatatatatatatataactaatataattcataaaatagataaatagaaattttaaattacgataaaattttagaaaattcaagttcgaaatgtcaatttttaaaaggttagttttctgtaaaaaataattatttcaatttttgttgaaataacaaaagtaatatacatatatatataattaatataattcataaaaatagataaatagagattttaaattatgataatatttttgcaAACCCAAGTTCGAAATGCCGATTTTccaaaggtttttttttaaaaaaatttaattaaaatagtatatatatagtaaatatatatatatatataattacttttgttatttcaacaaaaattgaaataattattttttacaaaaaactaaccttttaaaaaatgaaatttcaaacttgaatttcctaaaattttatcataatttaaaatttctatttaaaaacatcacaaattttacaaaaaagaacgttaattcataaaaaacatcacaaattcgtaaaaaacatcacaaattttacaaaaattacgataATTAATGTCGAAGGTGGCCTTCAGTACCTCATTGTCGAGGTTTTCTCACACGTACGGGATTTTGACGACGCCTTGGTACATCACGAGTTTcttgttgttcttcttcttcttcttgatcttcGTCTTCTTGCTGTGGAGGATATCTAGGTGGAAGTGCTGCAGAAGAACTACTTCCACCTTGAGTCAAGttagatatttgattcaacggagtatatgcattcccaaagcttggaatttgaaaattttgttgacACATATTATTCAGTAACTGGGTAGTGGACGCAGGTGTATTATGACGATTGTTGAATGTGTTATACAACAATTTCTCTTCGCTTGATGCAAATGATAGTCGACGGTTGTCTTCTTGATGTGGTTGTTgactgtcaaaattaaattgttccccTGGTGTGAACCCNNNNNNNNNNNN from Cicer arietinum cultivar CDC Frontier isolate Library 1 chromosome 5, Cicar.CDCFrontier_v2.0, whole genome shotgun sequence carries:
- the LOC101504562 gene encoding dirigent protein 22-like, giving the protein MTSIFSILFLLITSYLISIQGQVMSLEESNIMLPLEKPHSFTQLHFYFHDILDSENPSTLKIINPPSNSHAPFGATYIIDNPLTEKQDLNSNIIGRAQGTYALASQQGDFALKMDVNFVFIEGSYKGSTLTMLGRNVIVDEVREMPIVGGTGAFRFAKGYALAKTVWYDSSSGNAIEEFNVSIYHF